One region of Bosea sp. 29B genomic DNA includes:
- a CDS encoding RsmB/NOP family class I SAM-dependent RNA methyltransferase — MTPAARISAAIEVLADLIERRRPAADALKDWGLSRRFAGSKDRAAVASLVYDALRRRASSVHALGEETPRALVLGMLVSQRGLGVEEISDLCSGQNHAPAPLTEFEVAGLAAFDLNAAPGWMQADVPDWLWPSFMAGFGEDAIAEGQALAGRAPADIRTNRLKTDRDRLRAALAHLQPEPGAWSPDALRFLPGPDGRGPSLQSEPSFFNGEFEIQDEGSQLVTLLAGAQPGMSVVDLCAGAGGKTLALAAVLGGKGRIFATDLDSRRLAPLHDRLTRSGAGNVEVRVPRNRGHDALADLSGTIDLVLVDAPCTGSGTWRRNPDAKWRVRPGALAERVKEQAQVLGRAASLVKPGGRIAYITCSMLPEENDGAVEAFLACHAGFAPVATRSLLDTGEVDFGLLARFATRFGLQLSPRRTGTDGFYLSCLAAPA, encoded by the coding sequence ATGACCCCCGCTGCCCGCATCAGCGCCGCCATCGAAGTCCTGGCGGACCTGATCGAGCGCCGGCGCCCGGCTGCCGACGCGCTGAAGGACTGGGGGCTGTCACGCCGTTTCGCCGGCTCGAAGGATCGCGCCGCCGTCGCTTCGCTGGTCTATGACGCGTTGCGCCGCCGCGCTTCCTCGGTCCATGCGCTCGGTGAGGAGACGCCGCGGGCGCTCGTGCTCGGCATGCTGGTCAGCCAGCGCGGCCTGGGCGTCGAGGAAATCTCGGACCTCTGCAGCGGACAGAATCACGCCCCCGCACCGCTGACCGAGTTCGAGGTCGCCGGGCTCGCCGCCTTCGATCTCAACGCCGCGCCCGGCTGGATGCAGGCCGATGTACCGGACTGGCTCTGGCCCTCCTTTATGGCCGGTTTCGGCGAGGATGCGATCGCAGAAGGGCAGGCGCTAGCGGGTAGGGCGCCGGCCGATATCCGGACCAATCGGCTGAAGACCGATCGCGACAGGCTGCGCGCCGCGCTGGCGCATCTTCAGCCCGAGCCGGGCGCCTGGTCGCCTGATGCCTTGCGCTTCCTGCCCGGCCCTGATGGCCGCGGCCCGTCGCTGCAGAGCGAGCCGAGCTTCTTCAACGGCGAGTTCGAGATTCAGGACGAAGGCTCGCAGCTCGTGACCCTGCTCGCCGGCGCCCAGCCCGGCATGAGCGTCGTCGACCTCTGCGCCGGTGCCGGCGGCAAGACGCTGGCGCTCGCTGCGGTGCTCGGCGGCAAGGGCCGCATCTTCGCCACCGATCTCGACAGCCGCCGGCTGGCGCCGCTGCATGACCGGCTTACCCGCTCGGGGGCCGGGAATGTCGAGGTCCGCGTGCCCAGGAACCGCGGCCATGACGCGCTCGCCGATCTGTCAGGCACGATCGACCTCGTGCTTGTCGATGCGCCCTGCACCGGCTCCGGCACCTGGCGGCGCAATCCCGATGCGAAGTGGCGGGTGCGCCCTGGCGCGCTGGCCGAGCGTGTCAAGGAGCAGGCGCAGGTGCTGGGCCGCGCCGCCAGCCTGGTGAAGCCGGGCGGACGCATCGCCTATATCACCTGCTCGATGCTGCCAGAGGAGAACGACGGCGCCGTCGAGGCCTTCCTGGCGTGCCATGCCGGCTTCGCGCCGGTGGCGACGCGTTCGTTGCTCGATACCGGCGAGGTCGATTTCGGCCTGCTCGCTCGCTTCGCTACGCGCTTCGGCCTGCAGCTCTCGCCGCGCCGGACCGGGACGGATGGGTTCTATCTGAGCTGCCTTGCCGCGCCGGCCTGA
- a CDS encoding putative quinol monooxygenase, whose product MTQTTDETLISIAILKAKPGQREALRERLLALIEPTRAEPGCLDYVLFELRDEPGTFYMREAFTSAAALEVHKATPHFQAFAAKAGSLLAEPLRLIFLNRVSS is encoded by the coding sequence ATGACACAGACAACCGACGAGACCTTGATCTCCATCGCGATCCTGAAGGCAAAGCCCGGCCAGCGAGAGGCGTTGCGCGAGAGGCTGCTCGCGCTGATCGAGCCGACGCGGGCCGAGCCGGGTTGCCTCGACTATGTGCTGTTCGAACTGCGCGACGAACCCGGCACCTTCTACATGCGCGAGGCGTTCACCAGCGCGGCCGCGCTCGAGGTTCACAAGGCGACGCCGCACTTCCAGGCGTTCGCGGCCAAGGCCGGCAGCCTGCTGGCCGAGCCGCTGCGGCTGATCTTCCTCAACCGCGTCTCGTCCTGA
- the guaA gene encoding glutamine-hydrolyzing GMP synthase: protein MSAQPQNPAHHDSILIIDFGSQVTQLIARRVREIGVYCEIAPFQSASEAFQRLKPKGVIFSGGPASVPDGNSPRAPQEVFSAGLPLLGICYGQQTMAHQLGGTVEGGHAAEFGRADVEIVTPSALFAGVWEQGGRYPVWMSHGDRVTQLPAGFTVKATSENAPYAVASDEERRFYSTMFHPEVVHTPDGAKLLRNFVVDICGCKPDWSMSAYRAEMIKKIRDQVGTGRVICGLSGGVDSAVAAVLIHEAIGDQLTCVFVDHGLMRMNEAEEVVRLFRDHYNIPLVHVAAEELFLSELAKCGADPEAKRKTIGRLFIDVFDAEAAKLGGADFLAQGTLYPDVIESVSFSGGPSVTIKSHHNVGGLPERMKMKLVEPLRELFKDEVRVLGRELGLPEAFVGRHPFPGPGLAIRCPGEITKEKLDILRKADAIYLEEIRKAGLYDVIWQAFAVLLPVRTVGVMGDYRTYDHVCALRAVTSVDGMTADFYPYDMAFLGRTATRIINEVKGINRVVYDVTSKPPGTIEWE, encoded by the coding sequence ATGAGCGCCCAGCCCCAAAACCCCGCCCATCACGACTCCATCCTGATCATCGACTTCGGCAGCCAGGTCACGCAGCTGATCGCGCGCCGGGTCCGTGAGATCGGGGTCTATTGCGAGATCGCGCCGTTCCAGTCGGCCTCCGAGGCGTTCCAGCGCCTGAAGCCGAAAGGCGTGATCTTCTCCGGCGGCCCAGCCTCGGTACCCGACGGCAATTCGCCGCGCGCGCCGCAGGAGGTGTTTTCCGCGGGGCTGCCGCTGCTCGGCATCTGCTATGGCCAGCAGACCATGGCCCATCAGCTCGGCGGCACGGTCGAAGGCGGTCATGCCGCCGAATTCGGGCGCGCCGATGTCGAGATCGTCACCCCCTCGGCCCTGTTCGCGGGCGTCTGGGAGCAGGGCGGGCGTTATCCGGTCTGGATGAGCCATGGCGACCGCGTCACGCAGCTGCCGGCCGGCTTCACCGTCAAGGCGACCTCGGAGAACGCCCCCTATGCGGTGGCGAGCGACGAGGAGAGGCGCTTCTATTCGACGATGTTCCACCCCGAGGTGGTGCATACGCCCGACGGGGCCAAGCTGCTGCGCAACTTCGTCGTCGACATCTGCGGCTGCAAGCCCGACTGGAGCATGTCAGCCTATCGCGCCGAGATGATCAAGAAGATCCGCGACCAGGTCGGCACTGGCCGTGTGATCTGCGGGCTCTCAGGCGGTGTCGACTCGGCGGTCGCCGCCGTGCTGATCCACGAGGCGATCGGCGATCAGCTCACCTGCGTCTTCGTCGATCACGGCCTGATGCGGATGAACGAGGCGGAGGAGGTCGTGCGCCTCTTCAGAGATCACTATAACATCCCGTTGGTCCATGTTGCGGCCGAAGAGCTTTTCCTGAGCGAGCTCGCCAAGTGCGGCGCCGATCCGGAGGCCAAGCGCAAGACCATCGGCCGGCTCTTCATCGACGTCTTCGACGCCGAGGCGGCCAAGCTCGGCGGTGCAGACTTCCTCGCCCAGGGCACGCTCTATCCCGATGTGATCGAGAGCGTCTCGTTCAGCGGCGGCCCGTCGGTGACGATCAAGAGCCACCATAATGTCGGCGGCCTGCCCGAGCGCATGAAGATGAAGCTCGTCGAGCCGCTGCGCGAACTCTTCAAGGACGAGGTCCGCGTCCTCGGCCGCGAGCTCGGCCTGCCCGAGGCCTTCGTCGGCCGCCACCCCTTCCCGGGCCCGGGCCTCGCCATCCGTTGCCCCGGCGAGATCACCAAGGAGAAGCTCGACATCCTGCGCAAGGCGGATGCGATCTATCTCGAGGAGATCCGCAAGGCCGGGCTCTACGACGTGATCTGGCAGGCCTTCGCCGTGCTGTTGCCAGTGCGCACCGTCGGCGTGATGGGCGACTACCGCACCTACGACCATGTCTGCGCTTTGCGCGCCGTGACCTCGGTCGACGGCATGACAGCGGATTTCTATCCCTATGACATGGCCTTCCTTGGCCGCACCGCGACCCGCATCATCAACGAGGTCAAGGGCATCAACCGGGTCGTCTACGACGTGACCAGCAAGCCCCCCGGCACGATCGAGTGGGAATGA
- a CDS encoding flavin reductase family protein, translating into MAGLTSMLFDMEALPAQERYKILTATIVPRPIAWITTLSRAGIVNAAPFSFFNMMGNDPPTVAIGIMPQNGRLKDTAANILETGEFVVNLVAEANAEAMNETCIDAPPEVDELALAGLTPLPSHAVQPPRIGEAPVALECKVLTSLVTGPLQTIVIGRVLNAHVDDRFVIDAERRYIDTPGLKLIARLHASGGYLRSTDHFHMERPIWAKRQAKRSATREA; encoded by the coding sequence GTGGCAGGACTGACCTCGATGCTGTTCGACATGGAAGCGCTGCCGGCGCAGGAGCGCTACAAGATCCTGACCGCCACGATCGTGCCGCGCCCGATCGCCTGGATCACCACCCTGTCACGCGCAGGCATCGTCAACGCCGCGCCCTTCAGCTTCTTCAACATGATGGGCAACGACCCACCGACGGTCGCGATCGGCATCATGCCCCAGAACGGCAGGCTGAAGGATACCGCCGCCAACATCCTCGAAACCGGCGAGTTCGTGGTCAATCTCGTCGCGGAAGCGAATGCGGAAGCGATGAACGAGACCTGCATCGACGCGCCGCCCGAGGTCGACGAACTCGCGCTGGCGGGGCTGACGCCGCTGCCGTCGCACGCCGTCCAGCCGCCGCGCATCGGCGAGGCACCGGTCGCGCTCGAATGCAAAGTCCTGACCTCTCTGGTCACGGGACCGCTGCAAACCATCGTGATCGGCAGGGTGCTCAATGCCCATGTCGACGACCGCTTCGTCATCGATGCCGAGCGCCGCTACATCGACACGCCGGGGCTGAAGCTCATTGCCCGCCTGCACGCGAGCGGGGGATATCTGCGCTCGACCGACCACTTTCATATGGAGCGGCCGATTTGGGCGAAGCGGCAGGCAAAGCGTTCCGCAACGCGGGAAGCTTAA
- a CDS encoding carbon-nitrogen hydrolase family protein, giving the protein MQQPPLPRYKAAVAQAASVPDDAQASTAKAAGLIRQAAQADARLIVFPEAFLGGYPKGHSFGAPVGMRKPEGREAFRRYWEAAIALDGPEVALIAEATAETGLFAVIGCIERDGGTLYCTVLFFDGARGLVGKHRKLMPTAGERLIWGFGDGSTMPVIETSLGRIGAVICWENYMPMLRMHMFAQNIGIYCAPTADDRDSWLPSMRHIALEGRCFVLSACQHIRRGAYAGDYECALGDDPQTVLMRGGSAIVDPLGAVLAGPDFEGETILYAEIDLGQIARGKFDFDVAGHYARPDVFQLTVDDRPKRAVATLGGKDITWQD; this is encoded by the coding sequence ATGCAGCAGCCACCCCTGCCACGCTACAAGGCTGCCGTCGCGCAGGCAGCCTCCGTTCCGGATGATGCGCAGGCTTCAACGGCGAAGGCCGCCGGGCTGATCAGGCAGGCGGCGCAGGCCGACGCGCGCCTTATCGTGTTTCCGGAGGCATTTCTCGGTGGCTATCCGAAGGGGCATTCCTTCGGTGCGCCGGTCGGCATGCGCAAGCCGGAGGGCCGGGAGGCGTTCCGCCGCTACTGGGAAGCGGCCATCGCGCTCGACGGACCCGAGGTTGCGCTGATCGCCGAAGCGACGGCCGAGACCGGTCTCTTCGCCGTCATCGGCTGCATCGAGCGCGACGGTGGCACGCTCTACTGCACGGTCCTGTTCTTCGACGGCGCGCGGGGCCTGGTCGGCAAGCACCGCAAGCTGATGCCGACCGCGGGGGAGCGGCTGATCTGGGGCTTCGGCGACGGCTCGACCATGCCCGTCATCGAGACCTCGCTCGGCCGGATCGGCGCCGTGATCTGCTGGGAGAACTACATGCCGATGCTGCGCATGCACATGTTCGCGCAGAACATCGGCATCTATTGCGCGCCTACCGCCGACGATCGCGACAGCTGGCTGCCCTCCATGCGTCATATCGCGCTGGAGGGCCGCTGCTTCGTGCTGAGCGCCTGCCAGCACATCCGCCGCGGTGCCTATGCCGGCGACTACGAATGCGCGCTCGGCGACGATCCGCAGACCGTGCTGATGCGCGGCGGCAGCGCCATCGTCGATCCGCTCGGCGCCGTCCTGGCCGGGCCCGACTTCGAAGGCGAAACGATCCTCTACGCCGAGATCGATCTCGGGCAGATCGCCCGCGGCAAATTCGATTTCGACGTGGCCGGGCACTATGCCAGGCCGGACGTGTTCCAGCTCACGGTCGATGACCGGCCCAAGCGCGCCGTCGCGACGCTCGGTGGCAAAGATATCACGTGGCAGGACTGA
- a CDS encoding MFS transporter, giving the protein MDTAMRAGAAHHDLTRSEEKQVVLASTLGTIFEWYDFFIYGSLAVFMSSVLFPPDNPTAALLASLGALAAGFVIRPIGAIFFGRLGDLVGRKYTFLITIVMMGASTALIGFLPSYAAVGHAAWISLVVLRLVQGLAVGGEYGGAVIYVAEHSAPARRGLLTGWIQITSSIGLALSILVILGTQAAMSDAAFREWGWRLPFILSIAMLAFSVYIRARLHESPVFARMKAERRLSPTPVKDTFGRWSSLRLVLIALFGVTAGMGATYFTGQFYVMIFMQQVAKIDLQTSYTLMGIGLLIGSPAFVLFGWLSDRVGRKWLMMTGLALSALLYKPLFSSLLEAGNPALLAAMRTAPVTVHADAASDACRFGLTASLISSHPDHAKPCVQAKKLLIASGINFQYGTPVAGTPVAVSVAGTTVPGFDPPAYRQALTAAGYPAKADPAQVASGRIVALIVAMTLIVAMVYGPVASFLVEFFPANIRYTALSFPYHIGAGIFGGFLPFFATWLSLSVGDVFAGLWYPIVITAVVCVIGSLLLPNRPELEPGN; this is encoded by the coding sequence ATGGACACCGCGATGCGGGCCGGAGCGGCCCATCACGATCTGACACGCTCGGAGGAGAAGCAGGTCGTCCTCGCTTCGACGCTCGGGACGATCTTCGAGTGGTACGATTTCTTCATCTACGGCTCGCTCGCCGTCTTCATGAGTTCGGTCCTGTTCCCGCCGGACAATCCGACCGCCGCCTTGCTCGCATCGCTCGGGGCTCTCGCCGCCGGCTTCGTGATCCGCCCCATCGGCGCGATCTTCTTTGGCCGGCTGGGCGACCTCGTCGGCCGCAAGTACACCTTCCTGATCACCATCGTGATGATGGGCGCGAGCACGGCGCTGATCGGCTTCCTGCCGAGCTATGCGGCGGTCGGCCACGCCGCCTGGATCTCGCTCGTCGTGCTGCGGCTCGTTCAGGGGCTCGCGGTCGGCGGCGAATATGGCGGGGCGGTAATCTATGTCGCCGAGCATTCTGCCCCGGCGCGGCGGGGACTGCTGACGGGCTGGATCCAGATCACCTCCTCGATCGGGCTCGCCCTCTCGATCCTCGTCATCCTCGGGACGCAGGCGGCGATGAGCGATGCCGCCTTCCGGGAATGGGGCTGGCGGCTGCCCTTCATCCTCTCGATCGCCATGCTGGCCTTCTCCGTCTACATCCGCGCCAGGCTGCATGAATCGCCGGTTTTCGCCCGGATGAAGGCGGAGCGGCGGCTGTCGCCTACGCCGGTCAAGGACACGTTCGGCCGCTGGTCGAGCCTGCGCCTCGTGCTGATCGCCTTGTTCGGCGTCACCGCCGGAATGGGCGCGACCTATTTCACCGGCCAGTTCTACGTGATGATCTTCATGCAGCAGGTCGCCAAGATCGACCTGCAGACCTCCTACACGCTGATGGGAATCGGGCTGCTGATCGGTTCCCCCGCCTTTGTCCTCTTTGGATGGCTGTCCGACCGGGTCGGGCGCAAATGGCTGATGATGACGGGCCTGGCGCTCTCGGCGCTGCTCTACAAGCCGCTGTTCTCGTCACTGCTGGAAGCCGGCAATCCCGCCCTTCTCGCGGCGATGCGGACCGCACCGGTCACGGTCCATGCCGATGCCGCCAGCGACGCTTGCCGGTTCGGCCTCACCGCTTCGCTCATCAGTTCGCATCCCGACCACGCCAAGCCGTGCGTCCAGGCCAAGAAGCTGCTGATCGCGAGCGGAATCAACTTCCAGTACGGCACGCCGGTCGCCGGTACGCCAGTGGCCGTCAGCGTCGCGGGAACGACCGTTCCCGGCTTCGATCCGCCGGCGTACCGGCAGGCGCTGACCGCGGCGGGCTATCCCGCCAAGGCCGACCCGGCGCAAGTCGCATCAGGCCGGATCGTCGCGCTGATCGTCGCCATGACGCTGATCGTCGCCATGGTCTACGGCCCCGTCGCATCCTTCCTGGTCGAGTTCTTCCCTGCCAATATCCGCTACACGGCACTGTCCTTCCCCTATCACATCGGCGCCGGAATCTTCGGCGGGTTCCTGCCGTTCTTCGCGACCTGGCTGTCGCTGTCGGTCGGCGATGTCTTCGCCGGGCTCTGGTATCCCATCGTCATCACCGCGGTGGTGTGCGTGATCGGATCGCTGCTGCTGCCGAACCGTCCCGAGCTCGAGCCTGGCAACTGA
- a CDS encoding IclR family transcriptional regulator — protein MALRPVPLKAIAAGTGMSAANVHYYLVSFQAVGIVRQEEDTGCYALGPYALKLGLAAIEQFDVFTAARPVMTGLAEEIGQTVFLGVWGNRGPTIIYRVEAGGNRPILELRVGSVLPLLRSALGRNFVAHLPPAFSEELVVAALKEERTRHERGGPDDTPRDRGELETMLASIRAAGISRCRDALLANFTSLSAPILDQTGLMIAAITLMGPIGTMDDDLTGPIAEALRSRAAAISSAAGWGD, from the coding sequence ATGGCGCTGCGGCCGGTGCCACTCAAGGCCATCGCCGCGGGCACCGGTATGTCGGCTGCCAACGTCCACTACTATCTGGTCAGCTTCCAGGCGGTGGGCATCGTGCGGCAGGAGGAGGACACCGGCTGCTATGCGCTCGGCCCCTATGCGCTGAAGCTCGGTCTGGCTGCGATCGAGCAGTTCGACGTGTTCACGGCCGCGAGACCGGTCATGACCGGTCTCGCCGAGGAGATCGGCCAGACCGTCTTCCTCGGGGTCTGGGGCAATCGCGGGCCGACGATCATCTACCGTGTCGAGGCCGGCGGGAATCGCCCCATTCTGGAGCTTCGCGTCGGTAGCGTGCTGCCGCTGCTTCGCTCGGCGCTCGGGCGCAATTTCGTCGCGCATCTGCCGCCCGCGTTCAGCGAGGAGCTCGTCGTGGCGGCGCTCAAGGAGGAGCGGACGCGGCACGAGCGGGGAGGGCCTGACGACACGCCGCGCGATCGTGGCGAGCTCGAGACAATGCTGGCCTCGATCCGCGCCGCAGGCATCAGCCGCTGCCGTGACGCGCTCCTGGCGAATTTCACTTCGCTCTCGGCCCCGATTCTCGATCAGACCGGGTTGATGATCGCGGCGATCACCCTGATGGGACCGATCGGCACCATGGACGACGACCTCACCGGTCCGATCGCCGAGGCGCTGCGCTCACGCGCCGCCGCCATATCCAGCGCTGCGGGCTGGGGCGATTGA
- a CDS encoding flavin reductase: MDVSATSFREGMSCLGAAVSLITSGGPEGRHGMTASAVCSITDSPPTLLVCVNQKNRSHDVFNGNGNLCVNVLAGRHVALADTFAGRGDTTRFETGNWMTLETGAPVLVDAVAAFDCRIMERRAIGSHSVFYARVVALLKSAQAAETVIWFDRRYHPLKAALPEQGGPA; the protein is encoded by the coding sequence ATGGATGTCAGCGCCACGAGCTTCCGCGAAGGCATGAGCTGCCTGGGCGCCGCGGTCAGTCTCATCACCTCGGGTGGTCCCGAAGGGCGCCATGGGATGACCGCCTCGGCCGTCTGCTCGATCACCGACAGTCCGCCGACGCTGCTGGTCTGCGTGAACCAGAAGAACCGCTCGCACGACGTCTTCAACGGCAACGGCAATCTCTGCGTCAACGTCCTCGCCGGCAGGCACGTGGCGTTGGCGGACACTTTCGCCGGGCGCGGCGACACGACCCGCTTCGAGACCGGGAACTGGATGACCCTGGAGACCGGAGCGCCCGTACTGGTGGACGCGGTCGCCGCCTTCGACTGTCGGATCATGGAGCGTCGCGCGATCGGCAGTCATTCGGTCTTCTATGCGAGGGTCGTCGCCCTGCTCAAATCGGCACAGGCAGCCGAGACCGTGATCTGGTTCGACCGCCGCTATCACCCGCTGAAGGCGGCACTGCCGGAGCAAGGTGGCCCGGCCTGA
- a CDS encoding SDR family oxidoreductase: protein MTASDTPHTAIVTGSGSGFGAVATRALHQAGHRVVVTDIDGDAARRLAMELDPAGASAIAAVLDVRRPEDFERVRDKAIGHWGSVEILVNNAAVTVARPLLEIEPAEFNAVMATNAGGVFAGSQILGRHFKERGYGRIVNLASLAGQNGGTATGAHYAASKGAILTLTKVFARDLAPFGITVNAIAPGPMDTPLVHALVPAEKMPGLLANIPVGQLIEPGFVASVVVLLASSTASAVTGACWDVNGGLFMR from the coding sequence ATGACCGCCAGCGACACCCCCCACACCGCCATCGTCACCGGCTCGGGCTCAGGCTTCGGAGCCGTCGCCACCCGCGCGCTGCATCAGGCCGGCCATCGGGTCGTCGTCACCGATATCGACGGCGATGCGGCACGACGTCTGGCCATGGAGCTCGACCCTGCCGGGGCGAGCGCCATTGCGGCCGTACTCGATGTCCGCCGGCCAGAGGATTTCGAACGCGTCCGCGACAAGGCGATCGGCCACTGGGGTTCGGTCGAGATTCTCGTCAACAACGCCGCCGTGACGGTTGCGCGGCCGCTGCTGGAGATCGAGCCAGCCGAGTTCAACGCCGTGATGGCGACCAATGCAGGCGGGGTCTTCGCCGGCAGCCAAATCCTCGGCCGGCACTTCAAGGAGCGCGGCTACGGCCGCATCGTGAACCTCGCCTCGCTCGCGGGCCAGAACGGCGGCACGGCGACCGGCGCCCATTACGCCGCCTCGAAAGGCGCGATCCTGACCCTGACGAAAGTCTTCGCTCGCGATCTTGCGCCCTTCGGCATCACCGTGAACGCGATCGCGCCGGGCCCGATGGACACTCCGCTCGTCCATGCGCTTGTGCCGGCAGAAAAGATGCCCGGCCTGCTCGCCAACATCCCGGTGGGGCAACTGATCGAGCCTGGCTTCGTCGCCTCGGTCGTCGTGCTGCTGGCGTCCTCCACAGCCTCCGCGGTGACCGGGGCCTGCTGGGACGTCAATGGCGGGCTCTTCATGCGCTGA
- a CDS encoding acyl-CoA dehydrogenase family protein, producing MNKALNPGAARDAVLSALLDEIRARRDEFEKLTYVPLDMVGKLKTVGAYRAFVPKELGGDASSPAEFCRLIERLSEADASTGWVASFGVSAVYLAALPPTTFQAIYGQDPDTVFAGALFPPQAAREVEGGFEVQGRWPYCSGCMGASLIGAGIRVEGGSSSGLPRMAVMPRDKVQIKHSWDTLGLSATGSHDVVVDCVVVPEEWTFIRGGRALRDEPIFRYPSMALAAQVLAVVGLGTAREALNWLHREARDKPAITGAPPIGARPHIQAELGRAEARLRSARSFFYEAIEEAWDDILAGDELERDVHVRLRLGATEAAAAGAEVTRMAFVMAGSEAIRRGHLISRCMLDAAAVAQHAFLGQGTWTSAGAALLGQPSFPGYP from the coding sequence ATGAACAAGGCCTTGAACCCCGGCGCGGCTCGAGACGCCGTCCTGAGCGCACTTCTCGACGAGATCCGCGCGCGCCGCGACGAGTTCGAGAAGCTGACCTATGTGCCCCTCGACATGGTCGGCAAACTCAAGACTGTCGGAGCCTATCGTGCCTTCGTGCCGAAGGAGCTGGGGGGCGACGCAAGCAGCCCGGCCGAATTCTGCCGGCTCATCGAACGGCTTTCGGAGGCGGATGCCTCGACCGGGTGGGTCGCGAGCTTCGGCGTCTCCGCTGTCTATCTCGCCGCCCTGCCGCCCACGACCTTCCAGGCGATCTACGGGCAGGATCCCGACACCGTCTTCGCCGGAGCGCTTTTCCCGCCGCAGGCCGCGCGCGAGGTTGAAGGCGGTTTCGAAGTCCAGGGCCGCTGGCCCTATTGCTCGGGCTGCATGGGCGCGAGCCTGATCGGAGCCGGCATCCGCGTCGAGGGAGGCTCATCCTCGGGCCTGCCGCGCATGGCGGTGATGCCGCGCGACAAGGTCCAGATCAAGCACAGCTGGGACACGCTCGGGCTGTCCGCCACCGGAAGCCATGACGTGGTGGTCGATTGCGTGGTCGTCCCGGAGGAATGGACCTTCATCCGGGGCGGGCGCGCCCTGCGCGACGAACCGATCTTCCGCTATCCATCGATGGCGCTGGCCGCCCAGGTGCTGGCGGTCGTCGGACTGGGAACCGCCCGCGAGGCGCTGAACTGGCTTCACCGCGAGGCACGCGACAAGCCGGCGATCACCGGCGCTCCGCCGATCGGCGCCCGCCCGCACATCCAGGCCGAACTCGGCCGGGCCGAGGCCAGGCTGCGGTCTGCCCGCAGCTTTTTCTACGAGGCGATCGAAGAGGCGTGGGACGATATTCTCGCCGGCGACGAACTCGAGCGCGATGTGCATGTCCGTCTGCGCCTAGGTGCAACCGAGGCGGCCGCGGCCGGCGCCGAGGTCACCCGCATGGCCTTCGTCATGGCCGGGTCGGAGGCCATTCGCAGAGGCCATCTGATCTCGCGTTGCATGCTCGATGCCGCCGCCGTGGCGCAGCATGCCTTCCTTGGCCAGGGCACCTGGACGTCCGCCGGCGCGGCCTTGCTCGGCCAGCCCAGTTTCCCCGGCTATCCCTAA
- a CDS encoding MarR family winged helix-turn-helix transcriptional regulator, translating to MTEAPQADAHFHRAEWPFYWIARVTGRYFQTMETALDRIGIDVPSYRVLMTLYEDRRVSVSAIADACVIKLSTATRIVQRMAKDGLVETQPSPSDRRVTEVSLTPKGEALRHQAWAIAEGVLAHAFAGVDELERQRLNHLLANVFDRLPG from the coding sequence ATGACCGAAGCACCGCAAGCTGATGCGCATTTCCATCGTGCCGAATGGCCGTTCTACTGGATCGCGCGCGTCACCGGCCGCTATTTCCAGACCATGGAGACAGCGCTGGACCGGATCGGCATCGACGTTCCCAGCTATCGTGTGCTGATGACGCTCTATGAAGATCGTCGTGTCAGCGTTTCCGCCATCGCCGATGCCTGCGTGATCAAGCTCAGCACCGCCACGCGGATCGTCCAACGCATGGCGAAGGACGGGCTGGTCGAGACACAGCCGAGTCCAAGCGACCGCCGTGTCACCGAAGTCAGCCTGACGCCCAAAGGCGAGGCCCTGCGCCACCAGGCCTGGGCGATCGCGGAGGGTGTCCTTGCCCACGCCTTCGCCGGCGTCGATGAGCTCGAGCGGCAGCGTTTGAACCACCTGCTCGCCAACGTCTTCGATCGCCTGCCGGGCTGA